One window of the Ammospiza caudacuta isolate bAmmCau1 chromosome 9, bAmmCau1.pri, whole genome shotgun sequence genome contains the following:
- the TMEM72 gene encoding transmembrane protein 72: MQHKALWSALEYTCRLLGISTAAVLIGVGVETLQRGQFKSLAFYLLFSGVAVTVCEGFFFISLFLEMCFTHKPEFLAQAFWKRARCPGSFQKFLGYTLLSVACFLHPVLVWHVTIPGSMLVLTALAYFLLSKRRKSPGHKGTHPQVGHYVDPSGTEAAPTIIGDTEQTYTFHGAQREQHRSLLGHMKSILKGSKDSSSAPDTPVQPAAMPAPRKQVHFEEKVVQIIPSVSEDVEDVESEAEETTSDTTPILTPPDAPIIIAPLSSPGLF; encoded by the exons TGCTGATCGGTGTGGGCGTAGAAACTCTGCAGCGAGGACAGTTTAAAAGCCTGGCTTTCTATCTGCT TTTTTCAGGGGTTGCAGTTACTGTCTGTGAAGGCTTCTTCTTTATCAGTTTGTTCCTGGAGATGTGTTTCAC tCACAAGCCTGAATTCCTGGCACAGGCCTTCTGGAAGCGAGCTAGATGCCCAGGGAGCTTCCAGAAATTTCTGGGGTACACGCTGCTCTCAGTGGCTTGCTTCCTGCATCCCGTCCTGGTCTGGCATGTCACCATCCCTG GGTCCATGCTGGTGCTCACTGCCCTGGCCTACTTCCTGCTGAGCAAGAGGAGGAAGAGCCCAGGGCACAAAGGCACGCATCCCCAGGTGGGTCACTACGTGGACCCTTCAGGCACTGAGGCAGCCCCAACCATCATTGGTGACACTGAGCAGACCTACACCTTCCACGGGGcccagagggagcagcaccGCTCGCTTCTGGGCCATATGAAGAGCATCCTGAAGGGCAGCAAggacagcagctcagccccagacACTCCTGTCCAGCCAGCAGCCATGCCAGCGCCTCGCAAGCAAGTGCACTTTGAGGAGAAGGTGGTGCAGATCATCCCCTCTGTCAGCGAGGACGTGGAGGATGTGGAGAGTGAGGCTGAGGAGACCACATCAGACACAACACCCATCCTCACCCCACCTGATGCCCCCATCATCATCgcccctctcagctctcctggcctCTTCTGA